One Sulfolobales archaeon genomic window, GGGGTGGCACAACGTAAGCAGTAAACTTCCATGGGTTATAAAATACAGACCTAGAACTCTAAGAGACTACCTGGATCAAGACGAAGCTAAGGAAGCCCTACTTAAGTGGATTAAGAATTTTGCAAATGAGAAGAAAAAAGCGGTACTACTCTACGGACCTCCTGGTGTTGGTAAGACTACGCTTGTTGAGTGTCTGGCGAGAGATATGGGTTTTGAACTTATTGAGATGAATGCCAGTGATTTTAGAAGAGGTAGAGATATAGATAGAATCGCTTTGAAGGCTTCAGATAAGCTGAGCTTAGTAGGTAGGGGGAAGATGATTCTTTTGGACGAGGTTGATGGAATATATGAGAGAGTTGATTCAGGGGCTATAGAAACTATTCTCGAGCTTATTAAAAACACTAGATACCCTGTAATAATGACTGCAAACGATCCATGGGCTCCTCAGCTGAGAAGCTTGAGAGATAACGTGCTTATGATCGAATTGAAGAGACTTGGCAAGAGAGTTGTAATAGATCTTATGAAGAGAATATGTTCTAACGAGAAGATAGAGTGCAGTGATGATGCTCTAGATTTCATATACGAGCTCTCTCAAGGAGATCTTAGATCTGCTATAAATGATCTTCAGTCTGTAGCAGAAGGTTTCGGGAAAGTAGATCTGGATCTCGCAAAGAATCTTCTCAGAAGAAGAGATAGAGAGCTAGATCCATTTGAAACACTGAGAAGTATTTTTAGAGCTAAGTATGCTTGGCAAGCTAGAAGTGCTATCACGCAAACTAATCTAGATAGAGATATGCTTATTGAATGGCTTAATGAAAATCTACCTAATCAAATACAAGATCCTGAGGATCTATGGAGAGCTTATGAGAGTCTCTCAAAAGCTACTGTATATCTCTCTAGAATCATAAGAAGCGGGGATTGGGATCTCCTCTCCTATGCCTTAGATCTCATGGGACCGGGAGTAGCATTTTCTATAAAGAATAATGAGAAAGATAGATGGAGATGGGTTAAATATGATTTCCCAGAAAGGATCAGAGAACTGAGTAGAACTAAAGAAAGTAGAGAGATTCTCAATTCAATAGCATCATTAATAGCATCAAGAGAACATGTATCGAGAGCAAGAGCTAAGACTGAGATAATACCCTACCTGAGAGTGATCTTTCGTAACAACCCAGATCATGCAGCAAAACTTGTTCTAGGTCTAGGTTTAACAGATTCAATGGTTAAATTCCTAGCCGGCGACAAGAGTAGTGAGATCCTGAGAAAAGTTAAAGAGATTCAAAAGAAGATCTCTGAAAGCGTAGAAGGAGAGAAGAAGGTAGAGAAGACTGAAGAACCTAGGAAAGAGAAGGCTGAGAAAAAACCTTCTACAACACAACCTTCAGGTTTGGATAGATGGTGGAAGAAGTAGAAGTAGAATTGAAAGAATGTCCTCAGGCTCTTGCCACAACCTATGTAGGAAAAGAAGATAGAGGAGTTAGAGAGCTTAAGGATATTTTATTCCCTTTAGATCCTGCTGTCAAGGTTGAGAAATCAGGATTCAGAGATGTTATTCTTATATATACAAAGATCTCTTCAAAAGATCTGAAGGATCTGATCTTTAGAAGAAAACCATCCTCCGTAGCACGTCTGGTAGTAGTAGATCTGTGTATTCATCTTAGAAGTAAAGATGATATTATAAGAGTTATTGAAGAAAGTATCAAGCTATTTAGCCAGAAGTGTAGAGGTTCTAGATTCTATGTGGATTGTATTAGAAGAGGAAGGTTTGTAGAAAGCTGTCATAGTATCGAGTCTAGTATAGGTAGAGAGGTAGCTTTGAGAGGTCTTGGCTCTGTAAACTATAAGAATCCTGAGTGTGTTATCAAGATCGAGGTCGTGGAAAGAATTGTTATGATAGCATTGATGAAGCCTTACGAGGATCGTTTGAGAAGAAACATGATTCTATTTTTATTATAAAGGAGATCTTTGTGACAAGAACTCTGGTTCTATTTTAAATTTCTGGGTAGATATTTTATGGGAAGTATTCGTGTCAGAAGATCCTAAGAGGATTATTGAGGAGATCCTGTCAAGACCTAGTGTGTTCTTGAGAAAAGAAGTTCTCTATCCCGAGTACATCCCTCGAATGCTTCCTCATAGAGAGAAGCAGATAAAACAATTAGCAGAGTATTTTCGCGAAATGTTATCAAGTCCTGGTGTTTCGAGTATTAAAGTTCTGGTAATAGGAGGTGTTGGAACTGGAAAGACTGTGACAACAAGGGTTTTCGGGAAAGAGTTTAGAGAACTAGCTTCTAGAAAAGGTATTGATCTCAGATATGTGCATATCAATTGTCATAGAAGCAGAACTCTATACGAGATACTCACAGAAATTATTAAAGAACTGAATGCTCCAATACCTACTAGAGGATTCTCTTCTAGAGAACTTCTTAAGTATCTTCATGAATATCTAGAGAGATTCGGCCTATACGTTCTGATCGCGCTAGATGAGTTTAATTACTTTGTTGAGACATCAGGATCTGATGCTGTATATTTTCTCATGAGAATCTACGATGAATTTCCTCAGTGGTCTAAAAGACTCAGCTATATACTTATATCTAGAGACTACTCAGTTTTATACAAGCTAGATTCCGCCACCTATGGATATGTGATAAAGAACATAGTAAAATTCACACCTTATAAGGCTTTAGAGCTTAGAGATATACTTGCTAATAGAAGAGATGAAGCTTTTCATAGAGGTACGGTTAGTGATGATATTATAAGATACATAGCTGAGCTTGAAGGTTTTGATACCGGTGGAAGTGGTAATGCTAGAGCTGCTATAGAAACTCTACTACTAGCTGGTGAAGCTGCTGATCAGGAGAATTCATCCACTGTTAACATAGATCATGTGAGAAAAGCTAGAAGCTATGTCAGCCATGATATAGTGATGGTTTCTGAAGCTCTTCAATATCTCAATCTTCACGAATTACTTATTCTAAAAGCTGTGATCGAGGTTTTAAATAGAGAGAGTTCTCCCTATGTTCCTATAAGCAGAGTAGAAGATGAATATAGAAGAATATCAATCCTATACTCTCAGGAGCCTCGGAAGCATACTCAGGTATATGAGTATATTCTCAATCTAAAGAGAATGGGAGTTATCGATACAAAACCTAGTGGGAGAGGTAGAAGAGGTAGAACTACAATGATAGGTATTGGAACAGCTCCTCTAAAACCTCTCTCGGATAAGGTAGATGAGCTTCTTGACAAGCTTCTCGCATCAGAAGCTAGAGGAAGTTCTAATCAAGTGAGCTGATGATAGAATGAAATCTAAAGACTCATTGGATCACATATTCAGATCTCCTGGAAGATATAGAGTGCTACGTTATCTTCTAATAAAGGGTGGAAGTAATATCACTAGAATCTCTAGAGAGCTCAACATGCCTCATACACTGGTCAGAAGATATCTTGAGGAAATGAAAGAAATAGGAGTCGTGGAGGAGGTGAGGCTGGGAAGGTCTAGATATTTTATGCCTGTATGGAGTGATGTGAGGGTGAGACTTATAAAAGAACTTATAGACACAGAAAGAGGAGACATGTCATGAGCATGATCGATGTAACTTTCAAGGATTACACCTATAGAGAAGCTATAGCGTCTGGCAGGATCAGGCTTAGAAGAGAAACTATTAAAAAGATCCTTGAGAGATCAATCGAGAAAGGAGATGTGATCGAGATAGCTAGAGTTGCAGGGGTTCTAGCCGCGAAGAAAACACCAGATATAATACCCCTCACCCATCCAATACCGCTTACATCAGTCTCGCTTGACTTCACCATAGGCGAGGATTATATAGAAGTTAGAAGTAGAGTGACAGCCCTCTACAAGACAGGTGTTGAGATAGAAGCTCTAGTCGCGGTAGCGACAGCACTTATAACTATATGGGATATGGTTAAGAAGTATGAGAAAGATTCTACTGGAAATTATCCTGAGACTTATATAGAGCTTCTCAGAGTCGAAGAAAAGATTAAGAGAGATATAGATATGTGAATTAGCATGTGAATTAAAGTATTATCTCTATGATCTTCCTCTGCAAAAGTATTTAGCGAGCGAGATCCTCTGCTGTCTTTATTTTTCCTAGAAACTCTCCTAATATTCTTCCTGTCAGACCCCAGACTATTTTTCCGAAATAAGATGTTCTAAAACATCTCGGCTTATAACCAGAAGGGCATTCTATCTCTCTTATATCCTCTATAGGAACCCATCTCGCCGTTTTAACCTCGTTCGAACTCCACTCAATATTCTCATCGTTAGATGTGTATATGTATATGTGAGGAGCTACTCTTACAGAACCTCGTGTAACGTGTATTTTCATACTTCCTAAATGTATAAGCTTGCTTCTATCGATCTTAATCTCTTCTTCTAATTCTCGAAGACTTGTTAGAAAGCTACTTCTATCATGAGATTCTCTTCTTCCTCCGGGAAAAGCTATATGTCCTGACCAAGGATCTCCTTCTATTTCCCTTCTCTCTATAAGAAGGATCTTCTTACTAGTTGGATTATATATTAGGGCTACAGCAGCATCGTAATCTCTATCGCCACAAGAGTTTTCGTCTAAAAGCTCGTAGATTTCTAAGAGAATCCTAGGATCTATTATCATGAAACTCTATCTCCAGTTACTCTAAATACAGAAAAGAAAAAATTCTAAATTCTCAGGTCTTATATATTCTTCTCAGGATATAGTTATTCTAGGCTCTGATCGCTTGTCTTCTTTTCTCTAAATTCTATGAGACCATAGGCTACCTATATAATATTTATAAGTTAATTATCAGTATATCCTTAGGAGATCTATTATGATTGATCTTGATCTTTTTCTAAAAGATCTTGAGAAAATAAGAGAGAGAAAGCCTATGATTCATCATATAATGAATTTCGTGATAATGAATGATGCAGCAAACGTGACCTTAGCCATAGGAGCTGCACCTATAATGGCTCATGCAATAGAGGAATTGGAAGATCTGGTGTCTGTAGCTGATTCTATATATATCAATATAGGAACTCTCGATTCTATATGGATCGAATCCATGATTCATCTTGCAAGACTTGCAGGAAAGTATAACAAGCCTCTGCTACTAGATCCTGTGGGTGCTGGTGCTACGAGGCTTAGGACAGAGACAGCTTTAAAAATACTTCAAACAGGCTATGTATCTATACTCAAGGGTAATGCAGGTGAAATGCTCTCTCTAGCAGGTTTAGGAGGCATGGTTAAAGGCGTTGAATCTATTGCAGAAAGCGGTTTAGAAGCTGTAGAGATACTATCATCGAGATATGGTGTTACAGCTGTTGCAACAGGCAGGATAGACTATGTTTCTAATGGGAAAAATATTTTAGAGGTCAGAGGAGGTTCTGAGATGTTCAGACATATATCAGGTTCTGGATGTATGGTTGGTTCTGTCATATCATCTTTCTCCGCTGTCGAGAAAGACCATCTCTTAGCATCATTAGAAGGCTTGGTAGCATTTAAAAGAGCTGGAGAGATTGCTGAGATGAGAAGCGGGAGGAATCCAGCGTCTTTCAAGGTGGAGCTTATAAACTCTCTGTATAGCATACAGAATTTTATCTCGGAAGAAATTATGAGAAGAATGATCAATAGAATTAGATAGATATTTTAAACCCTGGTTACTCATCTAGTTAGAGGTATATCTTGTGAGAGGTATAAAGGATATTCTAAAGGATCTTATAAAACTTAAATGTATAAACGATCCTGAGACTGGTTTAAAACCTTCTAAAGAATGTGTAGAAGGTTTTAGAGAGATCCTTCATGAGAACAATTTTGACTATGAAGAGATAGTTTCTAACGGATTTCACAGCTTCCTGCTTGTGAGAAGAAGAGGAAATCCTGTGATAATGCTTATGGCTCACTACGATGTGGTACCTCCAGGTCCTTCGTGGAGCAGAGATCCTTTTGAACCGGTTGAGGAAAGTGGAAGACTTTATGGAAGAGGTTCTATAGATGATCTGTCTAATGTAGCTGCTATGATAAGAATCGGTGGTAGGATTGATGATCTAATTGATGGGAGTAGTGGTAGCGTTATAATATGTTTGACAGGAGATGAGGAAATAGGAGGATCTAATGGAGCTCTTGTTGTGAGAGATAAGCTGATTAGAGAAGGACTTAAACCAGATTACCTTATAAACGGCGATGGAGGAGGGCTGGCCGTGATCAATAAAAGAAGAAGTAGCTTCAGAATTATTATTAGAGTCAGATCTTTGAGAACAAAGATTAGAGGTAGGAAGTTCCTGGCAAGATATGAGCTGAGAAGTATGTATAGACATTCAGCATACTTCTTACCAGGAGCTGACGTTCATCCTCTAATAGCTCTAGCTAGAGATATAGATTCAAGAGGTTTCTATATTTCAAGTCTTAGAGGCTCCTTCGTAAAAAGTAATATACTTCCAGAGTACGTTGAGATAGAAGCGGTATCGGAGGAGGGATCTGAAGAAATCGAAGTGGATATTAATCTTACAAAACTTCTACTCTCGCTAATACCACTGACCAGAGGCTTGGTGGAGCCTGATTTCCCAAGTCTCTATGGAGTTACAGTGACTCCCAATATCTATAGATTTGATGGAGAGTATCACGTGATTGAAATAGATCTGAGGGCACCTCTGAAGGATGCTGGGAGAGAGAAGATAAGCAGATATCTATCAGAGATCCTTAGAGAATACCTGCCAGAAGCTTCATACGAGATCTATGGAGGAGGAGGTTATCTCTATACTCCTATGAGTTCTAGAATCATAGAGAAATCTATTAAGATCCTGAGGAGATTAGGGATCAAACCTTCTATCGTTGAAAGAGCTGGAGCTAGTGATTCAAGATATTTCTCTCCATTAGGAGTAGAGGCGATTGACTTCGGTCCCGTAGGAGGAAACGTTCATGGCCCTGATGAGTATGTGGAGGTGTGGAGTTTAGAACCTCTTGAAAGATTCTATGAAGAGCTTTTAAAAGAGCTTCTAAGCTCTTAAAATCTTAAGAGTAGATAGGAGCTACCTCTATGAAATGTTCAGATCTCTGTGAGAGGTTTTCTGGAAAGAGTATTCTAGAAATAGAGCAGGCAGATGATTCATGTCTAGAACTTGCTACAGCACCTTCAATAGCAGAGTTTCTAGGGATTAAGGCTTTGAAAGCAGATCTTAGGGCTCGTGGATTTGATAGTAGATGTATTAAGATCTATGATGATGCAGGTGGCTGTATAACAGTTCAAGACATACATGTGGAAGATCTAGAGACAAACGAATGCGTGATAGAAGATCATATGGATATAGTGAGGAGAGAATGCCATCCCTCGGTAGAACCTATAACACATGATAAGGCTATGAAACTATTAGAATTCTTTGGCGTGTTAGATGATGGTGGGAGCGGGGTTCTAAATCCTTATCCTATAGAAACGTTATACATTGAGAATGAAGAGATTCTTATAACACCTCCTCATACATTCATACCTGAGGATTCTATTGATAGAATGAGAAAGGATCTTTCGAAAGCATTGAGATTAGGTAGAGTAAGAGATAAGATTTGGAAAGCTGGAGATAATACTATAGGTTTTAAAATTCGGGATCTAAGGATTCTTCTAGAAGATTTAAATAAAGATATGCGATGCTCTGATCTAGAGGATCGCATACTATGTCTTGGAGGTGGAGGCGTGATATATATAGATCCTAGAGATAGGATCTTTATAAGAGATCTGGAGGTGAAAGAACTTTCTATTAGAATGAATATAGAGCTGAGCAGAGTATTCTGGTCTCATCCAGCAGGATATGCAGAAGCATTCTTAGAACATGATCTCAGGCTTAGGAGCTGGTGGATTTCCGCATCCGGGATCTACCACATGATAAGCATGGCATCTCACCCACATATAGATGTAGAGGTTTCGAGGAGAGGCTTTATAAGAGCGAGGTCCGAGAAGAAGAAAATAGATCTAGCTTTAGACTTCGGTAGCTCTCTCAATGATACAACGCCATGGCTCTTATCTCTAGGAGTTCTCAATCCTCTAAAGACCTCCTTCGGATCTAAGGTGAGCTCCTATAATATTGCTGTAAATCCCTCACATATTCTCGTTCATGATCTGTGGTTCGATGAATTCGGCAGGCTGAATATGCTGCTAGTAAATCATCTGGATAGAGGTTTCGGAACTATTGTGAGAAGTAGTGGATATGTTACTCGTGCTTATATTTCTTTCAGAAGAAATCTATGGGATGAAATCATCTCTCATCATAATATGTTGAGGATCTCTATGCCTCCACACTCGATAGCTATTTTAAGAATTGAGAGAGAAGCCGGAGGAAAAATAACTTTTAGAAGGCTTAGCAAACTTTCGAACCAGGTTTAACCTCTACAAGAGGATCTGGAGATAGAAGAGATGGTTTAGCCCCTTCTTCACATCCTGCAGCAAGGATCATACCCTGACTCATGAATCCCCTGATCTTTTTAGGTTTTAGATTTGCCACGACAACAACTTTTCTACCTATAAGTTTCTCAGGCTGATAGATCTCAGCTATTCCTGCTATAATTTGTCTCTCTCCTAGATCTCCTAGATCTACTATCAATCTAAGAAGTCCTGTTCCCTGGATCCTCTCAGCTTGCTTAACAACGCCTATCCTAAGATCTAATTTCCTGAAGAATTCTATATCGATCTCAGACTCTCCAGACATTATACACACCACAAGAGATATAATGCCTAAACAATTTAACTATTCTATCATCTAGTAGCCCGAGACAAATGCAGGAGAAAGGATGAGGTTGTGAAGCCAATTGATGTAAACTAAACCTATGGATTCTATAATGAAAACTCTACCTATTGAGATGTTGAGATAGATCCTCTCTCCTCTTTTCCTGCTACCTCTAGCAATTCTTTTAATCTTGTGAAGTACCTCTCCGAAAGTCTTCTAGCCTGAGTTATGATTCTTCCTATGTCATCCTGATGAATAGACTGAATACCGTTTTTCTGCATTCCTACAATTCTTCCGTCTTCAGAATAAGCTATGGTCACTAGAGTGTCTGAGATCATCTCCTCTTCAAGGGAGGGATCTGAGAGATAGTATCTCGCACCTGTATTCTCATCTGTTATCTTAGCTATTGTAGATGTCACAACTCTTCTCTGTATTGGGAGAGGTTCGAACTCCTTCTTAGAATATGAGATCTCTCCGGTTGACTGGTCTACACTCACCTTAGGCACACCTGCTGTCATCAGAGCTAGTAGTGTTGCTAGAGATGATGCGTCTACTACATTTCCGTCGTAGTCTACGATGTAGATGTCTATGAAGAGATTCCAAACCTTTCTTCCAGGAATGATAACCAGTTTACTCAGATCAATAGCCCTCCCATCTCTAAGAGATCTATCTATGACCCTTGCTAGCTCTACAGCTCTCTCATCAGGAGGTCCTGGCTCAAATACTGGTGATGCTAGAGGTAGAAACTCCGCGTTTACTATAAGATTACCCTCCTCAGGCGTGTCTGGAAAAGGTGAGCCTATCTCTATTTTCACTCCTACAAGCACCTTGGTTTCTCCAAGCTCTAGATAAGCTGATCCGTTAGCGTTGGGTATTAAACCTGTTCTAAAACTTATGTTCCTATGATCTTCAAAACCTCTCTCATCTATTCTGGTACCCTTACTAAGTAGCGTGAGTATAGCGTTCTTCCTAATCTTAGGAATTATAGGCAGATTAGTAGGAGTCATAGACATTATCTACTCCACCTCCACGCTTTCTAGATACTTCTTCTTCAAAGCTTCTTTCTGCATTCTATAGATCTGATTAATACCTTCTATAGCCATTTCCAGAGCCTTATAAAACTCCTCCTCGGTAAGCACACCGTTAAGCTGGAGTAGTGTAATCTCTCTGAGTGTAGGCATCATAGCAACAGGCATATCAGCTTCTCCATACATATCTTCTAATTCATTCTCATCTAGAACAAGAACTCCCTGAACCTTCCCCACAGCAACACCAGCCACGAGATCTCTCATAGGAATCCCCGCATCAGCTAGTGCTAATGCTGCAGCAGTCACTCCTGCAGTCCTCGTCCCCCCATCAGCATTTATAACCTCTATAAAGATATCGATCACTGTTCTCGGAAAACTCTCAACTATTACAGCAGGTTCTAAAGCTTCTCTTATAACTTTAGAAAGCTCGATCTCTCTTCTAGTAGGAGCAGGACTTTTCCTATCATGAGTTGAGAATGGAGCCATATGATATCTGCATCTTATAGCAGCTCTATTAGGGAGAAGTATATGCTTTGTACCAGGATCTCTAGGGCCGTATACTGCTGCAATAATCTTGGTATTGCCATACTCAACATATGCGGAGCCATCAGCATTCTTAAGAACTCCAACCTCCATTCTAATTGGTCTAAGCTGGTTGGGTTTTCTTCCATCTGTTCTGATTCCTTCTTCACTTATCAGTTTGAGATCCGCCTTGAGAGTACCCACCTATGAGACCCCTCCTAACCTTCTCTACTACAATATACTCTCTAATCTTATTTGTTAAACCTTTTACATAGGGTTGCATCTCTATTATCTTCAGAGCTTTTATAAGTATTTCTTCATGCTCTTGGGTAGCGCATCTTCTTATGAGAATCCTCCCATTATTAGCGATTACAACATCACATCCTGTCTCTTTAGTAAGTATCTCTAACATGGAGCTCCTCCTCCCGATAACCCTTGGAACTCTTGTAGGTATGATCTCGATCAGAGATCCCTCCACGATTCTTCCAAGACCTTTCTCTTTTCTTATAGAGAGAAGAGGATCTCTAAGCAGGTCAAATCTCTCTACACGTGCTAGAAACACGTCTCCGATAGATACATAATCGGTGAGAACATCTTTAGAAGGATTAAGAGGTCTTCCAAGAATTTCTGTTGCAGGTAGGATACCTTTATAAGGTGCTCTTATATCTAGATAGGCATAAGTAGGGTTCACCTCTTCCACTACTCCGATCACTA contains:
- a CDS encoding winged helix-turn-helix domain-containing protein → MKSKDSLDHIFRSPGRYRVLRYLLIKGGSNITRISRELNMPHTLVRRYLEEMKEIGVVEEVRLGRSRYFMPVWSDVRVRLIKELIDTERGDMS
- the rrp41 gene encoding exosome complex exonuclease Rrp41, which translates into the protein MGTLKADLKLISEEGIRTDGRKPNQLRPIRMEVGVLKNADGSAYVEYGNTKIIAAVYGPRDPGTKHILLPNRAAIRCRYHMAPFSTHDRKSPAPTRREIELSKVIREALEPAVIVESFPRTVIDIFIEVINADGGTRTAGVTAAALALADAGIPMRDLVAGVAVGKVQGVLVLDENELEDMYGEADMPVAMMPTLREITLLQLNGVLTEEEFYKALEMAIEGINQIYRMQKEALKKKYLESVEVE
- a CDS encoding THUMP domain-containing protein; its protein translation is MVEEVEVELKECPQALATTYVGKEDRGVRELKDILFPLDPAVKVEKSGFRDVILIYTKISSKDLKDLIFRRKPSSVARLVVVDLCIHLRSKDDIIRVIEESIKLFSQKCRGSRFYVDCIRRGRFVESCHSIESSIGREVALRGLGSVNYKNPECVIKIEVVERIVMIALMKPYEDRLRRNMILFLL
- a CDS encoding replication factor C large subunit; translated protein: MAGWHNVSSKLPWVIKYRPRTLRDYLDQDEAKEALLKWIKNFANEKKKAVLLYGPPGVGKTTLVECLARDMGFELIEMNASDFRRGRDIDRIALKASDKLSLVGRGKMILLDEVDGIYERVDSGAIETILELIKNTRYPVIMTANDPWAPQLRSLRDNVLMIELKRLGKRVVIDLMKRICSNEKIECSDDALDFIYELSQGDLRSAINDLQSVAEGFGKVDLDLAKNLLRRRDRELDPFETLRSIFRAKYAWQARSAITQTNLDRDMLIEWLNENLPNQIQDPEDLWRAYESLSKATVYLSRIIRSGDWDLLSYALDLMGPGVAFSIKNNEKDRWRWVKYDFPERIRELSRTKESREILNSIASLIASREHVSRARAKTEIIPYLRVIFRNNPDHAAKLVLGLGLTDSMVKFLAGDKSSEILRKVKEIQKKISESVEGEKKVEKTEEPRKEKAEKKPSTTQPSGLDRWWKK
- the thiM gene encoding hydroxyethylthiazole kinase, translated to MIDLDLFLKDLEKIRERKPMIHHIMNFVIMNDAANVTLAIGAAPIMAHAIEELEDLVSVADSIYINIGTLDSIWIESMIHLARLAGKYNKPLLLDPVGAGATRLRTETALKILQTGYVSILKGNAGEMLSLAGLGGMVKGVESIAESGLEAVEILSSRYGVTAVATGRIDYVSNGKNILEVRGGSEMFRHISGSGCMVGSVISSFSAVEKDHLLASLEGLVAFKRAGEIAEMRSGRNPASFKVELINSLYSIQNFISEEIMRRMINRIR
- a CDS encoding ORC1-type DNA replication protein; translation: MSEDPKRIIEEILSRPSVFLRKEVLYPEYIPRMLPHREKQIKQLAEYFREMLSSPGVSSIKVLVIGGVGTGKTVTTRVFGKEFRELASRKGIDLRYVHINCHRSRTLYEILTEIIKELNAPIPTRGFSSRELLKYLHEYLERFGLYVLIALDEFNYFVETSGSDAVYFLMRIYDEFPQWSKRLSYILISRDYSVLYKLDSATYGYVIKNIVKFTPYKALELRDILANRRDEAFHRGTVSDDIIRYIAELEGFDTGGSGNARAAIETLLLAGEAADQENSSTVNIDHVRKARSYVSHDIVMVSEALQYLNLHELLILKAVIEVLNRESSPYVPISRVEDEYRRISILYSQEPRKHTQVYEYILNLKRMGVIDTKPSGRGRRGRTTMIGIGTAPLKPLSDKVDELLDKLLASEARGSSNQVS
- the rrp4 gene encoding exosome complex RNA-binding protein Rrp4, translated to MSSRNKSQGIIRVSHREIVGPGDVIGEGGISFEKYPYAYRFRNKIISTVLGVAEVRSDNTLKITPLEGVYIPSEGDIVIGVVEEVNPTYAYLDIRAPYKGILPATEILGRPLNPSKDVLTDYVSIGDVFLARVERFDLLRDPLLSIRKEKGLGRIVEGSLIEIIPTRVPRVIGRRSSMLEILTKETGCDVVIANNGRILIRRCATQEHEEILIKALKIIEMQPYVKGLTNKIREYIVVEKVRRGLIGGYSQGGSQTDK
- the rrp42 gene encoding exosome complex protein Rrp42, with translation MSMTPTNLPIIPKIRKNAILTLLSKGTRIDERGFEDHRNISFRTGLIPNANGSAYLELGETKVLVGVKIEIGSPFPDTPEEGNLIVNAEFLPLASPVFEPGPPDERAVELARVIDRSLRDGRAIDLSKLVIIPGRKVWNLFIDIYIVDYDGNVVDASSLATLLALMTAGVPKVSVDQSTGEISYSKKEFEPLPIQRRVVTSTIAKITDENTGARYYLSDPSLEEEMISDTLVTIAYSEDGRIVGMQKNGIQSIHQDDIGRIITQARRLSERYFTRLKELLEVAGKEERGSISTSQ
- the moaC gene encoding cyclic pyranopterin monophosphate synthase MoaC, with amino-acid sequence MSMIDVTFKDYTYREAIASGRIRLRRETIKKILERSIEKGDVIEIARVAGVLAAKKTPDIIPLTHPIPLTSVSLDFTIGEDYIEVRSRVTALYKTGVEIEALVAVATALITIWDMVKKYEKDSTGNYPETYIELLRVEEKIKRDIDM
- a CDS encoding M20/M25/M40 family metallo-hydrolase, which gives rise to MRGIKDILKDLIKLKCINDPETGLKPSKECVEGFREILHENNFDYEEIVSNGFHSFLLVRRRGNPVIMLMAHYDVVPPGPSWSRDPFEPVEESGRLYGRGSIDDLSNVAAMIRIGGRIDDLIDGSSGSVIICLTGDEEIGGSNGALVVRDKLIREGLKPDYLINGDGGGLAVINKRRSSFRIIIRVRSLRTKIRGRKFLARYELRSMYRHSAYFLPGADVHPLIALARDIDSRGFYISSLRGSFVKSNILPEYVEIEAVSEEGSEEIEVDINLTKLLLSLIPLTRGLVEPDFPSLYGVTVTPNIYRFDGEYHVIEIDLRAPLKDAGREKISRYLSEILREYLPEASYEIYGGGGYLYTPMSSRIIEKSIKILRRLGIKPSIVERAGASDSRYFSPLGVEAIDFGPVGGNVHGPDEYVEVWSLEPLERFYEELLKELLSS
- a CDS encoding CoA pyrophosphatase — protein: MIIDPRILLEIYELLDENSCGDRDYDAAVALIYNPTSKKILLIERREIEGDPWSGHIAFPGGRRESHDRSSFLTSLRELEEEIKIDRSKLIHLGSMKIHVTRGSVRVAPHIYIYTSNDENIEWSSNEVKTARWVPIEDIREIECPSGYKPRCFRTSYFGKIVWGLTGRILGEFLGKIKTAEDLAR
- the metG gene encoding methionine--tRNA ligase subunit beta, producing MSGESEIDIEFFRKLDLRIGVVKQAERIQGTGLLRLIVDLGDLGERQIIAGIAEIYQPEKLIGRKVVVVANLKPKKIRGFMSQGMILAAGCEEGAKPSLLSPDPLVEVKPGSKVC